A single region of the Oleispira antarctica RB-8 genome encodes:
- the cheR gene encoding Methylase of chemotaxis methyl-accepting protein, CheR-type codes for MSFSISATEYSQFKQKLEQYSGIMLGENKEYLITSRLRRLLESEKLTTLSELTIAMDRNLKLKGLVIDAMTTNETLWFRDDHPFKIFSEKLLPELAKTRRPLKIWSAACSTGQEPYSLSIAIEEFKRKNPGALMGDVKIIATDISPTALAIAKEGVYPQLALKRGMGDVHLKKYFTQQSDDAWKINDDIKRRIEFRPLNLQTSYSMLGKFDIVFCRNVLIYFSADFKLDILKRIHGTLNNDGHLFVGASEAVNNLSDFYKMQQFNPGISYQAKPIAAGSR; via the coding sequence ATGAGCTTTTCAATCAGCGCTACTGAATACAGCCAATTTAAACAAAAGCTAGAGCAATATAGCGGCATTATGCTGGGTGAAAATAAAGAGTATTTAATCACTAGCCGCCTTAGGCGCTTATTAGAAAGTGAAAAACTGACTACTTTATCTGAGCTGACCATTGCGATGGACCGCAATCTGAAGTTGAAAGGGCTGGTTATTGATGCCATGACAACTAATGAAACATTGTGGTTTCGTGATGATCACCCGTTTAAAATATTCAGTGAAAAACTACTGCCAGAGCTGGCTAAAACACGTCGCCCTTTAAAAATTTGGTCAGCCGCTTGCAGTACCGGACAAGAGCCGTATTCATTAAGTATTGCGATAGAAGAATTTAAACGTAAGAACCCAGGCGCATTAATGGGTGATGTTAAAATTATTGCGACTGACATTTCTCCGACCGCGTTAGCTATTGCAAAAGAGGGTGTTTATCCTCAACTGGCCTTAAAGCGAGGCATGGGTGATGTGCACTTAAAAAAATATTTTACTCAACAGTCGGATGATGCTTGGAAAATTAATGATGACATCAAGCGCCGTATTGAGTTTCGTCCATTAAACTTACAAACCAGCTACAGTATGTTGGGCAAATTCGATATTGTCTTTTGCCGTAATGTACTCATTTATTTCTCCGCTGATTTTAAGTTAGATATCCTTAAACGTATTCACGGCACTCTTAATAACGATGGGCATTTATTTGTTGGGGCTTCGGAAGCCGTTAACAATTTATCTGACTTTTATAAGATGCAGCAATTTAATCCGGGTATCTCTTATCAAGCTAAACCGATTGCCGCAGGCAGTCGGTAA
- the flgB gene encoding Flagellar basal-body rod protein → MGSINFNNALGVHPDAMLLRGKRAEILANNLANSDTPGFKARDINFQAMLAKETQSGMAMSSTNSAHISSGSSQSSQTDGLLFRNPSQPSIDGNTVDTQLEQTIFSRNAMDYNSSFEFLNGKFKGLKSAIRGE, encoded by the coding sequence ATGGGTTCAATCAATTTCAACAATGCTTTAGGGGTTCATCCTGATGCCATGTTATTACGCGGTAAGCGCGCAGAAATTCTGGCCAATAACTTAGCCAACTCTGATACTCCTGGATTTAAAGCGCGGGATATTAACTTTCAAGCCATGTTGGCGAAAGAAACTCAAAGTGGTATGGCAATGAGCTCAACTAACAGCGCGCACATATCAAGTGGCTCTAGTCAGTCTAGTCAAACCGATGGGCTGCTTTTTCGAAACCCATCGCAGCCTTCAATCGATGGTAATACTGTTGATACTCAATTAGAGCAAACCATCTTTTCCCGTAATGCCATGGACTACAACTCCAGCTTTGAGTTTTTAAATGGAAAATTCAAAGGCCTTAAATCTGCGATCCGAGGAGAATAA
- the flgE gene encoding Flagellar hook protein: MSFNIGLSGIRAASTDLEVTGNNVANASTTGFKESRAEFSDVYTSTLLGTGSKPVGSGVMVENVRQQFSQGNISGTENALDMAIDGNGFFVLEDRGTVSYTRAGLFGLDKDGYVVANNNARVQGFDANAEGVVSGVLGDLQIQVGNQSPALTSRVSAILNLDASEEVLQEQGLELVANGLSVGVADSGIIDSTSSTLVAAGQPTTAGIPAQVTFGNTVSAMVTTPPGPTSVTIDLNDGSPAITFTLDIAAEAPTTNQELIDYIQGQINTELGSQQITVQESVPGGFLELVRAGYSSTNGTNFTVTPAGTFGGTTPTNGTSGSQLFVGSTPITADFRSIPGTSTTTRTTSTPPLGIVAFNGGTAAELTADSALPPLAALDLSGGNSLVFDVFVEGQPDVTITLDGTNPNTAPTLVEVRDEINSQLGASAVASISGNRLVFTVGAPAVNGDSIQIADTNTTSLNLSDLGFTTTFRNDGVEEVQANNQFNLQVTSTTGSGTLPRQITIPPNNYASLDDLAVAIQQQIAGDLGATGLNGKVTVAAVGGQLVFTNTNTGASEGIDITATAGAPFAEAALGFNSLFAVTGQDEIDKTNSFRLNLTVPAPDSDNRSGSVLISLDEEYRSVQQLATSINRQLNSQNGDDYIGIRAQAVEISPKVVPPQFTLELLAVEEGEASIISISNVSASGEDISSEQLFAILQANPSDSSLLTTGIEGVNNQYPEQQVTIVDPEGNETNVTIPEGTEANAIASIFNQQPGLTATANTVMTIPLSSYNNPSNLMSLTVNGQALTSSTLPEIAEEINGYRGTTLPGFLATISETGDLVITNEIGRDVKLEMSSASPTDSLLVMGAENTGPVVLGGTATAASAAAVGGHVTFTLNEGYTMESPQPSVSGLFGALTADEFTPTVLNAFDPTDQNTYNHATSTEMFDSLGNSHVMTQYFVKEPLDPSRPNEQNIWAMYVQVDEQDVGDPDSTLNFPENLVPTRARYELFFNQDGTLDNEATGDIYITNWDPKDANGDSSGAVNSVNVLEGGLPLTTPPTNSNFQITLEGSTQFGSSFSVSEKNQDGYSTGRLAGLEVDQEGMIFARYTNGQAQVLGQVALANFRNPEGLTPLGDTGWAESFESGVGTVGSPRTASFGQVRSSALEDSNVDISEELVGLIIAQRNFQASAKTIETMDQVTQTILNI; the protein is encoded by the coding sequence ATGAGCTTTAATATTGGTTTAAGTGGTATTCGCGCGGCTTCCACAGATTTGGAAGTGACCGGTAACAACGTTGCCAACGCAAGTACAACGGGGTTTAAAGAATCTCGTGCAGAATTCAGTGATGTGTATACCAGCACGTTATTAGGAACGGGTAGTAAGCCTGTTGGTAGTGGGGTTATGGTTGAAAACGTTCGCCAACAATTCAGCCAAGGTAATATCAGTGGAACTGAAAATGCCTTAGATATGGCTATTGATGGTAACGGCTTTTTTGTCTTAGAAGATCGAGGTACTGTCTCTTATACCCGTGCGGGTCTATTTGGTTTAGATAAAGACGGTTATGTTGTGGCCAATAATAATGCCCGTGTACAAGGCTTTGATGCCAATGCAGAGGGCGTTGTGAGTGGTGTTTTAGGAGACCTTCAAATTCAAGTGGGTAACCAATCGCCAGCACTGACCAGTAGGGTTTCAGCAATACTAAACTTGGATGCGAGTGAAGAAGTACTGCAAGAACAAGGTTTAGAATTAGTCGCCAATGGTTTGTCTGTTGGGGTTGCAGATTCGGGCATTATTGATTCTACGTCATCTACCTTGGTGGCTGCTGGCCAGCCGACAACGGCTGGGATTCCCGCTCAAGTGACCTTCGGTAATACCGTTTCTGCAATGGTCACAACCCCACCAGGGCCGACTTCAGTTACTATTGATTTGAATGATGGGTCTCCAGCAATTACCTTCACTCTTGATATTGCAGCGGAAGCTCCTACAACAAATCAAGAACTGATAGATTATATTCAAGGCCAGATTAATACAGAGCTAGGATCGCAACAAATAACTGTTCAAGAGAGTGTGCCTGGCGGATTTTTAGAACTTGTGCGCGCTGGATACTCATCAACAAATGGCACAAACTTTACGGTCACTCCTGCTGGAACGTTTGGTGGAACTACTCCAACTAATGGAACTTCTGGAAGTCAATTATTTGTTGGTTCTACTCCGATTACGGCTGATTTTAGATCGATTCCTGGTACGTCAACGACTACTCGCACAACCTCAACTCCCCCCTTAGGTATCGTTGCTTTTAATGGTGGTACCGCTGCAGAGTTAACAGCTGACAGTGCGCTTCCGCCTCTTGCTGCTCTTGATTTAAGTGGGGGTAATTCATTAGTTTTTGACGTCTTTGTGGAAGGCCAGCCTGATGTAACGATTACACTAGATGGCACTAACCCAAATACTGCACCGACATTGGTCGAGGTTAGAGATGAAATTAATTCGCAGCTTGGAGCGTCAGCAGTCGCCTCAATATCTGGTAATCGCTTAGTATTCACTGTTGGAGCACCAGCGGTAAATGGTGACTCAATACAAATCGCAGATACCAATACAACAAGCTTAAATTTATCGGATCTTGGTTTTACAACGACTTTTCGTAATGATGGTGTAGAGGAAGTACAGGCTAATAACCAATTCAATCTGCAGGTTACTAGTACAACAGGCAGCGGCACACTTCCTCGCCAAATTACTATTCCTCCCAATAATTACGCCAGTCTTGATGATTTAGCGGTCGCTATTCAGCAGCAAATTGCTGGAGATCTTGGCGCTACAGGTTTGAATGGAAAAGTAACGGTCGCAGCGGTGGGTGGCCAACTTGTTTTCACTAATACGAATACGGGTGCAAGTGAAGGGATTGACATAACCGCAACAGCTGGCGCGCCTTTCGCTGAAGCAGCATTAGGTTTCAATAGTTTGTTCGCCGTAACAGGCCAAGACGAAATCGATAAAACCAACTCGTTCCGCCTTAACTTAACCGTCCCTGCACCTGATAGCGACAATCGCTCGGGCTCGGTATTGATTTCATTAGACGAAGAGTATCGTTCGGTTCAGCAATTAGCGACCAGTATCAACCGCCAGTTAAACAGTCAAAATGGCGATGACTATATTGGTATTCGTGCTCAAGCTGTAGAGATTTCCCCTAAGGTGGTGCCACCACAATTTACTCTAGAGTTATTAGCGGTTGAAGAAGGTGAGGCATCCATTATTAGTATCTCTAATGTGTCTGCTTCGGGTGAGGATATTTCTTCTGAGCAGCTGTTTGCTATTTTACAAGCCAACCCTTCTGATAGCAGTTTATTAACTACGGGTATTGAAGGGGTTAATAACCAATACCCAGAGCAGCAAGTCACTATCGTTGATCCAGAAGGTAATGAAACCAACGTTACTATTCCAGAAGGAACAGAAGCCAACGCCATTGCCAGTATTTTTAATCAACAGCCAGGTTTAACCGCAACGGCGAATACGGTGATGACCATTCCATTATCGAGCTATAACAACCCAAGTAATTTAATGAGCCTAACGGTTAATGGGCAGGCATTAACGTCTAGCACTTTGCCTGAAATTGCTGAAGAAATTAATGGCTACCGCGGTACAACCTTACCTGGGTTTTTAGCGACTATTAGTGAAACTGGCGACTTAGTTATTACCAACGAAATTGGTCGTGATGTAAAACTTGAAATGAGCAGCGCATCGCCAACGGATAGTTTATTGGTGATGGGTGCAGAAAATACTGGCCCAGTGGTATTGGGTGGAACCGCGACAGCTGCCAGCGCCGCCGCCGTGGGTGGGCATGTAACCTTTACCTTAAATGAAGGTTACACAATGGAAAGTCCTCAGCCTTCCGTGTCTGGCTTATTCGGTGCTTTAACGGCCGATGAATTTACGCCAACGGTCCTCAATGCTTTTGACCCTACCGATCAAAATACTTACAACCACGCCACCTCGACTGAGATGTTCGATAGCCTAGGTAATAGTCACGTGATGACGCAGTATTTTGTTAAAGAGCCGCTAGATCCTAGTCGCCCTAATGAACAAAATATCTGGGCGATGTATGTACAAGTAGACGAGCAAGATGTGGGTGACCCTGATTCAACATTAAACTTCCCCGAGAATCTTGTGCCAACCCGAGCGCGTTATGAATTATTTTTTAATCAAGACGGTACCCTAGACAACGAAGCAACAGGGGATATCTACATCACCAACTGGGACCCTAAAGATGCGAATGGAGATTCAAGCGGTGCCGTCAATTCGGTGAATGTTTTAGAAGGGGGTTTACCGTTAACGACGCCACCGACTAATTCCAATTTTCAGATTACGCTTGAGGGTTCCACTCAATTCGGTAGCTCATTTTCAGTGAGTGAAAAGAACCAAGATGGTTATAGCACTGGACGACTAGCAGGTTTAGAAGTTGACCAAGAAGGGATGATTTTTGCACGTTATACCAACGGACAAGCGCAAGTGCTGGGCCAAGTTGCGTTAGCGAATTTCCGCAATCCTGAAGGTCTAACGCCGCTGGGTGATACTGGCTGGGCAGAATCTTTTGAATCAGGAGTCGGCACCGTAGGTTCACCCAGAACGGCATCGTTTGGACAGGTACGCTCATCCGCTTTGGAAGATTCGAATGTCGATATTTCTGAAGAGCTGGTGGGATTAATTATCGCGCAGCGTAATTTCCAAGCCAGTGCTAAAACGATTGAAACGATGGACCAGGTGACGCAAACCATTTTGAATATCTGA
- the cheV gene encoding Putative chemotaxis protein CheV, with product MAGLMESVDQRTQLVGANRLELLLFRMEGPQIYGINVFKVKEVLQCPKLTVLPHSHPVVRGVAHLRVGTLPIMDLSMATGGPKVGDLSNAFVIITEYNLKTQGFLVGGVERIVNMNWGDIHPPPKGTGREHYLTAVTQVEGKLVEIIDVEKVLAEVSPMNETMSENVVSKQVAEDAKALHVLIVDDSKIARKQVTRCLEEIGVEVTALNDGLEAWNHLQELTESGVRVQDKYLMLISDIEMPEMDGYTLTTNVRNDSRISDFHIVLHTSLSGVFNKAMVEKVGADGFISKFNPDILGDVVVKRIEEFTKSR from the coding sequence ATGGCAGGATTGATGGAATCCGTAGATCAGCGAACCCAACTAGTTGGGGCGAATCGCTTGGAGCTTCTATTATTCAGAATGGAAGGGCCACAGATTTATGGGATTAATGTTTTTAAGGTAAAAGAAGTTTTACAGTGCCCGAAGCTGACGGTTCTACCCCATAGTCATCCCGTTGTTCGCGGAGTTGCGCATTTACGTGTGGGTACTCTTCCAATTATGGATTTGAGTATGGCAACCGGCGGCCCTAAGGTTGGCGACTTGTCGAATGCGTTTGTCATTATTACTGAGTACAACTTAAAGACGCAGGGATTCTTAGTGGGCGGCGTTGAACGTATCGTCAATATGAATTGGGGCGATATTCATCCACCCCCAAAGGGAACAGGCCGTGAGCATTATTTGACCGCGGTAACTCAGGTGGAAGGTAAGTTAGTTGAAATTATCGATGTTGAAAAAGTATTGGCCGAAGTATCACCGATGAATGAAACCATGTCAGAAAACGTGGTGAGCAAGCAAGTGGCCGAAGATGCAAAAGCACTGCATGTTTTGATTGTTGATGATTCTAAAATTGCACGTAAGCAAGTTACTCGTTGCTTAGAAGAAATTGGCGTGGAAGTGACTGCATTGAATGACGGACTGGAGGCATGGAATCATTTGCAAGAACTCACCGAGTCAGGTGTCCGGGTTCAAGATAAATACTTGATGCTGATATCGGATATCGAAATGCCTGAAATGGATGGCTATACCTTAACGACGAACGTACGAAATGATTCTCGTATTTCTGATTTTCACATCGTTCTCCATACCTCGTTAAGTGGTGTCTTTAATAAAGCGATGGTTGAGAAAGTAGGAGCGGATGGTTTCATTTCTAAATTCAATCCCGATATTTTGGGTGATGTTGTTGTGAAACGAATTGAAGAATTTACCAAAAGCAGATAA
- the flgC gene encoding Flagellar basal-body rod protein codes for MSLGNIFDIAGSGMNAQSIRLNTTASNIANAESASSSIDETYRARKPFFAVMHNEFLNVNKDNEFHSKGSEIGAGVEVLGIVESDAPLQPRFQPDHPLANEEGYVYYPNVNVVEEMTDMMSSSRSYQMNVEVLKTAKQMLQRTLMLGE; via the coding sequence ATGTCACTAGGTAATATTTTTGATATCGCAGGTTCAGGCATGAACGCGCAATCGATTCGACTGAATACCACCGCCAGTAACATTGCGAATGCGGAAAGTGCCAGCAGCAGTATTGATGAAACGTATCGTGCTCGTAAGCCTTTTTTTGCGGTCATGCATAACGAATTTTTAAACGTTAATAAAGATAACGAATTTCATAGTAAGGGTTCAGAAATTGGTGCCGGTGTTGAAGTACTTGGCATTGTAGAAAGTGACGCGCCTTTGCAGCCAAGATTTCAACCAGATCATCCGTTAGCGAATGAAGAAGGTTATGTGTATTACCCAAACGTGAACGTCGTGGAAGAAATGACCGATATGATGTCATCTTCTCGCAGCTATCAAATGAACGTAGAAGTACTTAAAACAGCGAAGCAAATGCTGCAACGTACTTTGATGCTAGGAGAATAA
- the flgG gene encoding Flagellar basal-body rod protein, producing MHPALWVSKSGLQAQDLALTTVSNNLANVSTTGFKKDRPVFEDLLYQIKRQPGANSSADTRLPSGLQVGTGVRTAGTQKVFTTGSLQLTDQPLDMAVNGRGFFQIQMPDGTLSYTRDGTFHINAEGTIVNVNGYALEPQIDIPELTNQLTISSDGIVQAKLFGDPTPQELGQIDLVDFINPAGLQSTGGNLYKETAASGAPNVGIAANDGFGAIEQGALENSNVEVVEELVKMITVQRAYEMNSKVVSAADQMLQFLTQNT from the coding sequence ATGCATCCAGCATTATGGGTCAGTAAAAGTGGGTTACAGGCGCAAGACTTAGCGCTAACCACCGTATCAAACAACTTGGCTAACGTATCGACCACGGGCTTTAAAAAAGATCGTCCGGTATTTGAAGATTTGTTATACCAAATTAAACGCCAGCCGGGTGCTAACTCATCCGCCGATACGCGACTGCCTTCGGGTTTGCAGGTCGGTACTGGGGTAAGAACCGCAGGCACACAAAAAGTATTTACCACAGGCAGCTTACAGCTTACCGATCAGCCTTTGGACATGGCCGTTAATGGTCGAGGATTTTTTCAAATCCAAATGCCTGACGGAACCCTTTCGTATACTCGCGATGGTACTTTTCACATTAATGCCGAAGGCACAATCGTGAACGTAAACGGCTACGCACTGGAACCCCAAATTGACATTCCAGAACTGACCAATCAATTAACTATCAGTAGCGATGGTATCGTTCAAGCGAAGTTATTCGGCGATCCTACACCACAAGAACTGGGTCAAATTGATTTGGTCGATTTTATTAACCCAGCAGGTTTGCAGTCAACGGGTGGTAACTTATACAAAGAGACCGCCGCCAGTGGAGCACCTAATGTGGGTATTGCCGCGAATGATGGTTTTGGCGCGATTGAGCAAGGCGCGTTAGAAAACTCAAACGTTGAAGTCGTAGAAGAATTGGTGAAGATGATTACCGTGCAGCGCGCTTATGAAATGAACTCGAAAGTCGTTTCAGCCGCCGATCAGATGCTGCAGTTCTTAACTCAAAATACATAA
- the flgH gene encoding Flagellar basal body L-ring protein, translating into MKMIKSLIPAILLIITGCTSVPFEKDVFPNDPLYAPVPSSSLQAAPSINGSLYKTNYSLSLFSDQQATQVGDIITVIFDEQYNSTKSAETKSQKDSSNTSNPTNILNTVPGWRNLGLDIDLDHKRSFTGSGDADRSNSLSGTISVTVSDILPSGVLQIRGEKWLTLSEGDEYIRIIGLIRPQDITPQNTVMSSKVADARIKFGGRGNLNNSTKEGWFGRMTNSAWWPF; encoded by the coding sequence ATGAAGATGATTAAAAGTTTAATTCCCGCAATACTGCTTATCATTACTGGCTGCACCAGTGTACCGTTTGAGAAGGACGTATTTCCAAACGATCCACTTTATGCTCCGGTACCGTCTTCGTCTTTACAAGCCGCGCCGAGTATTAATGGCTCGTTGTATAAAACCAATTACAGCTTAAGTTTGTTTTCCGATCAGCAAGCAACGCAAGTTGGTGACATTATTACCGTCATCTTTGATGAACAATATAATTCGACAAAATCGGCAGAAACAAAATCTCAAAAAGATTCCAGCAATACTTCCAACCCTACCAATATTCTTAATACCGTACCGGGTTGGAGAAATTTAGGGCTTGATATCGACCTGGATCATAAACGTTCTTTTACCGGTTCGGGGGATGCTGATAGAAGTAATAGTCTAAGTGGCACGATTTCTGTAACAGTTTCAGACATCTTGCCCAGCGGCGTTTTACAAATACGCGGTGAAAAGTGGTTAACCTTAAGTGAAGGTGACGAGTACATTCGCATTATTGGTTTGATTCGCCCACAAGACATCACCCCGCAAAATACCGTGATGTCTAGTAAAGTCGCTGATGCTCGCATCAAATTCGGTGGCCGTGGCAACTTAAATAACTCGACCAAAGAAGGTTGGTTTGGCCGCATGACGAACAGCGCTTGGTGGCCTTTCTAA
- the flgD gene encoding Flagellar hook capping protein, whose translation MSTIDNSNPASSVLDQYSSTIKNADKPKTNEMGQDEFLKLMIAELNNQNPLDPQDNGEFIAQLAQFSTVEGLDKLNTTTEGMSDGMRSSQALQASSLVGQSVIVEGNDMGLLLNKGIVSSFSDLPESTTDLKLSIQDESGQLLEQVSLGNHAKGEMSIRWDGLNLMKDGEIVDLDYSKLNRQEFYVDENGEQVLDEAGKPIYAPYPPGEYSFKVSGSVAGKTEEFTTLMSARVDSVSLSSTGSATLNLAGGKRAGMNEIKQIVNE comes from the coding sequence ATGTCGACTATTGATAATTCCAATCCCGCTTCATCCGTACTCGACCAGTATTCCAGTACGATTAAAAATGCCGATAAGCCTAAAACGAATGAGATGGGGCAGGATGAGTTTTTGAAACTTATGATTGCCGAGCTCAATAATCAAAACCCATTAGACCCACAAGATAATGGCGAATTTATTGCCCAGCTGGCTCAGTTCTCGACAGTAGAAGGGTTAGATAAATTAAATACTACAACAGAGGGTATGTCAGATGGCATGCGTTCAAGCCAAGCGTTACAGGCGTCTTCATTAGTGGGGCAGTCAGTCATTGTAGAAGGCAATGATATGGGTTTGTTATTGAATAAAGGCATTGTGAGTAGCTTTAGTGATTTGCCTGAATCGACTACTGATTTGAAGCTTTCGATTCAAGATGAAAGTGGTCAGTTGTTAGAGCAAGTTTCGTTGGGCAATCATGCAAAAGGCGAGATGTCGATTCGTTGGGACGGACTAAACCTAATGAAAGATGGTGAGATTGTTGATTTAGATTACAGCAAATTAAATCGCCAAGAATTCTATGTTGATGAAAACGGAGAGCAGGTCTTGGATGAGGCCGGTAAGCCCATTTATGCGCCTTACCCTCCTGGGGAATACAGTTTTAAGGTGAGTGGCAGCGTTGCGGGTAAAACGGAAGAGTTTACAACTTTAATGAGTGCCCGTGTCGATAGTGTCAGCTTAAGTTCAACTGGTTCTGCAACGCTCAATCTTGCGGGTGGTAAGCGCGCAGGAATGAACGAAATCAAACAAATTGTTAACGAATAA
- the flgI gene encoding Flagellar basal-body P-ring protein, with protein MMIIWRFVAFMILTLPMVLNTAYAERIKDITSIAGVRSNQLIGYGLVVGLDGSGDKAPFTTQTFKNMMAEFGITIPSGTDPKLKNVAAVSITAEMPAFAKPGQRLDITVSSLGNAKSLRGGSLLFAPLKGADGQVYAIAQGNLVVGGFGIQGNDGSKLTVNIPSVGRIPNGAIIERSIPNTFGHGDSLVLNLDQANFTTARHIIDTLNDLLGPGTAEALDGTSIRVSAPRDLSQRVSFLSVIENMEVEMGDARAKVIINSRTGTIVMGQHVRIEPVAVTHGSLTVMVQENLEVVQPNALADGETVVVPKTNITAVQENNRMFKFGPGVSLDQIVKAVNEVGAAPGDLMAILEALKQAGALNAELVVI; from the coding sequence ATGATGATTATTTGGCGCTTTGTAGCCTTCATGATTTTAACTTTACCCATGGTATTGAATACCGCGTATGCCGAGCGTATTAAAGATATTACTTCAATCGCCGGGGTTCGTAGTAATCAGCTTATTGGTTATGGCTTGGTCGTAGGTTTGGATGGCAGCGGTGATAAAGCACCGTTCACCACCCAAACGTTTAAAAATATGATGGCCGAATTTGGCATTACTATTCCTAGTGGCACAGACCCTAAATTAAAAAACGTAGCGGCTGTTTCGATTACTGCAGAAATGCCCGCATTTGCTAAGCCAGGTCAGCGTTTAGATATAACCGTTTCATCGCTGGGTAATGCTAAAAGTTTACGCGGCGGTTCGTTATTATTCGCTCCTTTAAAAGGTGCTGACGGCCAAGTTTATGCGATTGCACAAGGTAACCTAGTGGTCGGTGGTTTTGGTATACAAGGCAACGATGGCTCTAAACTTACGGTTAATATTCCTAGTGTCGGCCGCATTCCTAATGGCGCGATAATAGAACGCTCTATTCCTAATACCTTTGGTCATGGTGATAGCTTGGTGCTCAATTTAGATCAAGCAAATTTCACCACCGCCAGACACATCATTGATACGTTAAATGATTTGTTAGGCCCAGGCACGGCAGAAGCCCTTGATGGAACATCCATTCGAGTGAGTGCTCCGCGAGACTTAAGTCAGCGAGTTTCATTTTTATCCGTGATAGAAAATATGGAAGTCGAGATGGGAGATGCGCGCGCTAAAGTTATTATTAACTCTCGCACAGGCACCATCGTAATGGGGCAGCATGTAAGAATAGAACCCGTTGCTGTGACTCATGGTAGCTTAACCGTAATGGTGCAAGAGAATTTAGAAGTCGTTCAGCCAAATGCGTTAGCCGATGGTGAAACTGTGGTTGTGCCTAAAACGAATATCACCGCGGTACAAGAAAATAATCGCATGTTTAAATTTGGCCCAGGGGTTTCACTGGATCAAATCGTTAAAGCGGTTAACGAAGTGGGTGCAGCACCTGGGGATTTAATGGCTATACTAGAAGCGTTGAAGCAAGCAGGGGCGTTAAACGCTGAGCTTGTAGTTATTTAG
- the flgF gene encoding Flagellar basal-body rod protein, with protein MDRALYIAMSGAKQNVVSQTAHSNNLANASTTGFRSDYTQSRAQPVFGDHFPTRAYAMAERPASDLQQGPLQATGRQMDVAIEGPGWFVVEGADGEEAYTRAGDLSVDPQGRLMNARGLQIMGDGGPIVLPPFETIEIGRDGTISIRPQGEGAEAVAEVVQISLVNPDGKTLEKGTDGLFRIRGRQPGDPGANVDPTMSLVNGFVEGSNVNAVTELTQVLAMNRQYEMQIKLMKTADENSAAATQLLSAQ; from the coding sequence ATGGATCGCGCATTATACATTGCCATGTCCGGTGCCAAGCAAAATGTAGTTAGTCAAACAGCTCACTCAAACAACTTGGCCAATGCCAGTACTACGGGTTTTCGATCGGATTATACCCAGTCGCGGGCACAGCCTGTTTTTGGCGATCATTTTCCTACTCGTGCATATGCTATGGCCGAACGTCCTGCTAGTGATCTTCAACAAGGACCGCTGCAAGCAACGGGTCGCCAGATGGATGTTGCTATCGAAGGCCCAGGTTGGTTTGTGGTCGAAGGCGCTGACGGGGAAGAAGCTTATACCCGCGCAGGTGATTTATCCGTTGATCCACAAGGACGGTTAATGAATGCCCGTGGCCTACAAATTATGGGCGACGGTGGCCCTATTGTTTTACCTCCGTTCGAAACCATTGAGATTGGCCGTGACGGTACTATTTCAATTCGCCCGCAGGGTGAAGGGGCTGAAGCCGTTGCTGAAGTTGTGCAAATCAGTTTAGTAAATCCAGATGGTAAAACGTTGGAAAAAGGCACAGATGGTTTGTTCCGTATTCGCGGCCGCCAACCGGGTGATCCAGGTGCCAATGTTGATCCGACTATGTCGTTGGTCAATGGTTTTGTCGAAGGCAGTAATGTCAACGCGGTAACCGAACTAACACAAGTATTAGCGATGAACCGTCAGTACGAAATGCAAATCAAGCTTATGAAAACTGCCGACGAAAACAGTGCGGCCGCCACTCAGTTATTAAGTGCGCAATAA